In the genome of Chlamydia trachomatis A/HAR-13, one region contains:
- the ffh gene encoding signal recognition particle protein: MISSLSQKLSNIFSSLFTAKRVTEESISDSIREVRLALLDADVNYQAVKDFIAKVKQKVVGEEVWKHVSPGQQFIKCLHEELSSSLASEQTAVSLRGCPAVILLCGLQGAGKTTTCAKLADYFLREKKAKKVLVASCDLKRFSAVEQLEGLVKQTGADFFRREGNDPVDMAAEAVQHAKSQGYDLVLVDTAGRLHVDDALMDELVAIARVTSPYETLFVMNLAMGQDAVVTAKAFDERLGLTGVVVSMADGDARAGAVLSVKSLLNKPIKFEGCGEKIKDLRPFNAQSMAERILGMGDTISLVDKMRECISEEENKELEEKLTKATFTYEDFHKQILAFRRLGPLRKIMNMMPSFGGAKPSDKDLEESEKQMKRNEAIILSMTPEERKELVELSMSRMKRIAAGCGLTLGDVNQFRKQMMQSKKFFKGMTREKMEQMGKKMSGGNLWR; this comes from the coding sequence ATGATTAGTTCTTTATCGCAAAAATTATCTAACATTTTCTCCTCACTTTTTACCGCAAAGAGGGTGACAGAGGAGAGTATTTCCGACTCCATTAGAGAGGTTCGCTTAGCTCTTCTAGATGCCGATGTGAATTATCAGGCGGTGAAGGATTTTATTGCTAAAGTGAAGCAGAAAGTTGTTGGGGAAGAAGTTTGGAAACATGTCTCTCCTGGGCAACAGTTTATCAAGTGTTTGCATGAAGAGCTTTCATCTTCTCTTGCTTCAGAGCAGACCGCTGTTTCGTTACGGGGATGCCCAGCTGTTATTTTACTCTGCGGGTTACAGGGAGCGGGGAAAACGACTACTTGTGCTAAGCTTGCTGACTATTTTCTTCGAGAAAAGAAGGCAAAGAAAGTGCTGGTAGCCTCCTGTGATTTGAAACGTTTTTCGGCTGTAGAACAGTTAGAAGGTTTAGTAAAACAAACAGGAGCAGATTTTTTCCGAAGGGAAGGAAATGATCCTGTGGACATGGCGGCGGAGGCGGTTCAGCATGCGAAAAGCCAAGGATATGATTTAGTCCTTGTAGATACCGCTGGACGGCTTCATGTGGATGATGCGTTGATGGATGAGTTAGTAGCTATTGCTCGTGTAACGAGCCCGTACGAAACCTTGTTCGTTATGAACTTAGCGATGGGACAAGATGCGGTTGTTACTGCAAAAGCTTTTGACGAGCGCTTAGGCTTAACAGGTGTGGTTGTGTCTATGGCAGACGGTGATGCTCGAGCTGGAGCGGTGTTGTCTGTGAAGTCCTTGCTTAATAAGCCAATTAAATTTGAAGGGTGTGGAGAGAAGATAAAGGATCTACGTCCTTTTAACGCACAGTCGATGGCAGAACGTATTCTTGGAATGGGAGATACGATCAGTCTAGTGGACAAGATGCGAGAGTGTATCTCTGAAGAAGAGAATAAAGAGTTAGAAGAAAAGTTAACAAAAGCAACGTTCACTTATGAGGATTTTCATAAGCAGATACTTGCTTTTCGTCGTTTAGGGCCTTTGCGTAAGATCATGAATATGATGCCAAGTTTTGGTGGTGCAAAACCTAGCGATAAGGATTTGGAAGAATCCGAGAAACAAATGAAAAGAAATGAAGCGATTATTCTGTCTATGACTCCAGAGGAACGAAAGGAGTTAGTGGAATTGAGTATGAGCCGGATGAAAAGAATCGCTGCGGGCTGTGGATTGACGCTAGGTGATGTCAATCAGTTCCGTAAGCAAATGATGCAATCTAAGAAGTTTTTTAAGGGAATGACCCGAGAGAAAATGGAACAGATGGGTAAAAAAATGTCTGGAGGGAATCTGTGGCGTTAA
- a CDS encoding 30S ribosomal protein S16, with amino-acid sequence MALKIRLRQQGCKNHVVYRLVLADVESPRDGKYIELLGWYDPHSEQNYQLKSERIFYWLNQGAELTEKAGALVKQGAPGVYAELMAKKVARRAVVRQKRRAYRQRLAARKAEAAAK; translated from the coding sequence GTGGCGTTAAAAATTCGTTTAAGACAACAAGGATGTAAGAACCATGTTGTATATAGATTAGTACTAGCTGATGTGGAGTCTCCTAGAGATGGTAAATATATTGAGCTGTTGGGATGGTACGATCCTCATAGCGAGCAGAATTATCAGCTGAAAAGCGAACGGATTTTTTATTGGTTGAATCAAGGAGCTGAGCTTACAGAGAAGGCTGGGGCTTTAGTGAAACAAGGAGCTCCTGGGGTTTATGCTGAACTAATGGCTAAAAAAGTTGCTCGTAGAGCAGTCGTTAGACAAAAAAGACGAGCTTATCGTCAGCGTCTTGCTGCAAGAAAGGCTGAAGCAGCTGCTAAGTAG
- the trmD gene encoding tRNA (guanosine(37)-N1)-methyltransferase TrmD, with the protein MEIDILSLFPDYFASPLQATILGRAIKQGALSVRSRDIREFGLGKWKQVDDSPYNGEGMLLMAEPVVQAIRSIRRKKSKVIYLSPQGQLLSAKKSRELASCSHLVLLCGHYEGIDERALTAEVDEEISIGDYVLTNGCAAALVLVDALARFIPGVLGNQESAEYDSLENGLLEGPQYTRPRVFEGESVPEVLLCGDHQKIADWRKQVSLERTRERRPDLYLQYFYGNSACLSTQEDLPRIEVVSPKTFSVVLEVQDLRKAKKFYSRMFGKECWDGDKLFLLGKTSLYLQQTKETRGPTTVFIELETDHDFVRFLKRWEMLGGELGEQGTGGFPLRQVFDLDGHIWVVSCVQK; encoded by the coding sequence ATGGAGATAGATATTCTCTCTTTATTCCCGGACTATTTTGCTAGTCCTTTACAGGCGACTATTTTGGGCCGAGCAATTAAACAGGGAGCTTTATCTGTTCGCTCCCGAGATATTCGAGAGTTCGGCTTAGGGAAATGGAAGCAGGTAGATGACTCTCCCTATAATGGAGAGGGGATGCTTTTGATGGCAGAGCCTGTGGTACAGGCTATTAGAAGCATAAGAAGAAAGAAGTCCAAGGTCATATACTTATCTCCGCAGGGACAACTTCTTTCCGCAAAGAAAAGTCGTGAACTGGCGTCGTGTTCGCATTTGGTATTGTTATGTGGACACTATGAGGGAATTGATGAAAGGGCGTTGACTGCCGAAGTGGATGAGGAGATAAGTATTGGTGATTACGTTCTCACCAATGGGTGCGCGGCGGCTTTAGTTCTCGTAGATGCTCTTGCGCGCTTCATTCCGGGGGTTTTAGGGAACCAAGAAAGTGCAGAGTACGACTCTCTTGAAAATGGATTGTTAGAAGGTCCTCAGTACACTCGTCCACGGGTTTTTGAGGGTGAGTCGGTCCCTGAAGTGTTGCTCTGTGGAGACCATCAGAAGATTGCGGATTGGAGAAAACAGGTTAGTCTAGAGAGAACTAGAGAACGTCGACCAGATCTGTATCTGCAGTATTTTTATGGTAACAGTGCTTGTTTAAGTACTCAAGAGGATCTCCCTAGGATAGAGGTAGTTTCTCCCAAAACCTTTTCTGTAGTTTTAGAAGTTCAAGATCTTCGAAAAGCTAAGAAGTTCTATTCCAGGATGTTTGGAAAAGAGTGTTGGGACGGAGATAAATTATTCCTTTTAGGGAAGACGAGTTTGTACCTGCAACAGACAAAAGAAACAAGAGGCCCGACCACAGTATTTATAGAGCTGGAGACCGATCATGATTTTGTTCGTTTTTTAAAACGATGGGAAATGCTCGGAGGGGAGCTTGGTGAACAAGGGACGGGAGGGTTTCCTTTAAGACAGGTTTTTGATTTAGATGGCCATATTTGGGTTGTCTCTTGTGTACAGAAATAG